Sequence from the Ereboglobus luteus genome:
CACCTGCATGCGTCTGCGGCATCCATGGATTTTCTTCCTTTTTCACATCACCCTTTCGCCTTCGCGCGCCATCTTTTACTTCCTAATTTTCAATTCTTAATTTCTAATTTTTTCTTCCATGATCAAACTCGTAGTCACCGACATCGACGGCACGCTCGTTGATGACAACAAAAACTTGAGCCCGGATTTTTGGGAAACTATCGACCAAATCTCCCAAAAAGGCATCATCTTCGCCGTCGCAAGCGGACGCCAGTATTACACGCTTGCCGCGCAATTCGAACGCATGAAAGACCGGATGCTGTTTATCGCCGAGAACGGCGCCTATGCCTCGTATGAAAACCGGGAGATCCTCACCGTCGCGCTCGAACCCGCCGTCGTGCACAATTTCATAAAAATCGGCCGCGCCATCGCCGACACCTACCCGGTTCTTTGCGGGAAAAATTCGACCTATGTCGAAAACGACAACGAGTATTTCCTGTCCGTGGTGAATCATTATTGCGCAAGGCTGCAACGCGTGGACGACCTCACCCAAGTCGGGGACACGCTGCTGAAATTCAGCATGTTCGACCTCGTCGATTCCGAGACGCACGCATACCCCCACTTCAAACAATTCGAGCGCGACTACAAAGTCGCGCCCGCCGGAAAGCGCTGGCTCGACATGACCGCGCCCGACGCCAACAAGGGCGCCGCCCTCAGGCACGCCCAGCGGCAACTCGGCATCTCGCCCGACGAAACCCTCGTCTTCGGCGACTACCTCAACGACCTCGAAATGATGCGCGAGGCCAAATACAGCTACGCCATGAAAAACGCCCACCCCGAAATAATAAAGGCGGCGAATTTCGTCACCGACCGCGACAACAACAACCACGGCGTCGTTGATATGATTCGGAAACTCTGCCTGAACGCATGACCCGCCGGGCCTCGTCACCCACGATGTGTTATTATGCGACTCATCGGTCGCAATGTCTTGAGTCCAGTTATTACTTTTTAATTCTTACCTTCTAATTCCTAATTTTCGCACCGTGCCGCTGCCTCCCATCATTTACGAAGACGACGCGCTGATCGCTTTTGACAAGCCATCAGGCCTGCTCATCGCGCCTGATCGCTGGGACAAGACGCGCGAAAATTTGATGGGACTCGTTCATGATAAATTTGGCCACACTGTCGCGAATGTCCACCGGCTCGACGCCGACACGAGCGGCATCGTGCTTTGCACAAAAACAAAACCCGCGCTCGATTTTGTGAGCGGACAGTTTCAGTCCAAAACCGTTCGCAAAAAATACCTCGCGCTCACCGTCCTTTTGCCGCCCGAACGCGCGATGAAGTTCCCCTCGCCCATCGTGCCGCGCACCACCGGAGGGATCCTGCCGGAAAACTTCACCGTCGAAACCGGCCTCGACCATGACAATTCGAACCCGGGTCGCATGCGCGTGTTTCGCAAGCGCGGCGGCAAACCCAGCCTCACCGAGTTCACCGCGCTGGAGCATTTCGGGCGTTATGTGCTTTACGAGTGCCGCCCCATCACAGGCCGCACGCATCAAATCCGCGTGCATCTCGCAGCCGCCGGCGCGCCCTGCCTGAACGACCCTTTTTATGGCGACACCACGGAGCTGCTTCTTCTCTCAAACTTGAAGCGCGGCTACAAAGGTCGCGCCGATGAAAAACCCCTCATCGCGCGCCTCGCCCTGCACGCAAGCGAACTCACGATCACGCACCCGCTCACCCGCGAGCCGGTTACGATTCATTGCGAAACCCCCAACGACTTCAAAGTCGCGCTCAAATATCTGCGCAAATTTCCAGGACGCGAAAAACACTGACGCACACCGCACCCGAAGATGCCTCCTGAAATTCAACTCGATTTGTTCGGCCTGTTCACACCCGCGT
This genomic interval carries:
- a CDS encoding RluA family pseudouridine synthase; translation: MPLPPIIYEDDALIAFDKPSGLLIAPDRWDKTRENLMGLVHDKFGHTVANVHRLDADTSGIVLCTKTKPALDFVSGQFQSKTVRKKYLALTVLLPPERAMKFPSPIVPRTTGGILPENFTVETGLDHDNSNPGRMRVFRKRGGKPSLTEFTALEHFGRYVLYECRPITGRTHQIRVHLAAAGAPCLNDPFYGDTTELLLLSNLKRGYKGRADEKPLIARLALHASELTITHPLTREPVTIHCETPNDFKVALKYLRKFPGREKH
- a CDS encoding HAD family hydrolase — its product is MIKLVVTDIDGTLVDDNKNLSPDFWETIDQISQKGIIFAVASGRQYYTLAAQFERMKDRMLFIAENGAYASYENREILTVALEPAVVHNFIKIGRAIADTYPVLCGKNSTYVENDNEYFLSVVNHYCARLQRVDDLTQVGDTLLKFSMFDLVDSETHAYPHFKQFERDYKVAPAGKRWLDMTAPDANKGAALRHAQRQLGISPDETLVFGDYLNDLEMMREAKYSYAMKNAHPEIIKAANFVTDRDNNNHGVVDMIRKLCLNA